A region of Etheostoma cragini isolate CJK2018 chromosome 2, CSU_Ecrag_1.0, whole genome shotgun sequence DNA encodes the following proteins:
- the coro2a gene encoding coronin-2A isoform X1, with amino-acid sequence MTVSKMTWRPQYRSSKFRHVFGKAATKESCYDGVPITRSVQDNNFCAVNPRFLAVITECAGGGAFLVLSINHTGKVDPLHPRISGHRGNVLDVKWNPFNDFCIASCSEDTTVKVWEIPPHGVLKNLTSPWKELQGHSRRVGLIEWHPTANNILFSTAYDYQVMIWNLDCPEQVMKNPVRTISSHTDVVLSMSFNTDGSLLATTCKDRKVRLIESRSGNLLQEANCKKHKASKVLFLGNMKMLFTSGTSRWNDRQFALWDQDDLSVPLLEENLDGSSGVLFPFYDPDTHMLYLAGKGDGNMRYYEISSEKPYIHYLTEYRSNLPQKGMGVMPKRGLDVSSCEVFRFYKLVTTKSLIEPLSMIVPRRSESYQEDIYPMTAGNKPALTAEEWLSGIDKGPVLMSLKPGCQVAESYSEMSKGPGNSLDTRRSQSKPGALQLAYIQDQLGIKGGKEDSGNTEDDRSQTPVSNGEDLALCSPPRTENELRLKFHKQQEEIRRLRELLNQRDVHVKQLELEIKNIRNSQSHQSSP; translated from the exons ATGACCGTCTCAAAG ATGACATGGCGTCCTCAGTACCGCAGCTCCAAGTTCCGCCACGTGTTTGGTAAGGCCGCCACCAAGGAGAGCTGCTATGATGGTGTGCCAATCACACGCAGCGTCCAGGACAACAACTTCTGTGCTGTCAACCCACGTTTCCTGGCAGTCATCACTGAGTGTGCAGGGGGAGGGGCCTTCCTCGTCCTCTCTATCAATCAT ACAGGTAAAGTGGATCCTCTCCACCCCCGAATATCGGGCCACAGAGGCAACGTGTTAGACGTCAAATGGAATCCCTTCAACGACTTCTGCATCGCCTCCTGCTCTGAGGACACTACG gtAAAAGTGTGGGAAATCCCTCCTCATGGTGTGCTGAAGAACCTCACATCACCATGGAAGGAGCTTCAGGGTCACAGCCGCAGAGTGGGCCTCATTGAGTGGCATCCAACTGCTAACAACATCCTTTTCAGTACAGCATATGACTACcag GTGATGATCTGGAACCTAGACTGTCCAGAACAGGTGATGAAGAACCCCGTGCGGACAATCAGCAGCCACACAGACGTCGTTCTCTCCATGTCTTTCAACACAGACGGCAGCCTCCTCGCCACCACCTGCAAGGACAGGAAGGTTCGACTCATAGAGTCACGCTCAGGAAACCTACTGCAG gAAGCCAACTGCAAGAAGCACAAAGCCAGCAAGGTGCTGTTTCTGGGTAACATGAAGATGCTGTTCACATCAGGCACTTCACGCTGGAACGACCGACAGTTTGCTCTGTGGGATCAG gaTGATCTGTCTGTGCCTTTGTTAGAAGAGAACTTGGATGGTTCGTCAGGAGTCCTTTTTCCTTTCTATGACCccgacacacacatgctgtaccTTGCAGGGAAG GGTGACGGAAATATGAGGTACTATGAGATCAGCTCAGAAAAACCGTATATCCACTACCTAACAGAGTACCGCTCAAACCTACCTCAGAAAGGAATGG GCGTAATGCCAAAGAGAGGTCTGGATGTGAGCTCCTGTGAGGTGTTCAGGTTCTACAAACTGGTGACAACCAAGAGTCTCATTGAGCCTCTTTCCATGATTGTACCCCGCAGG tCCGAGTCATACCAAGAAGACATCTATCCAATGACAGCTGGTAACAAGCCCGCTTTGACTGCAGAGGAGTGGCTCAGCGGCATAGATaaag gTCCGGTGCTGATGTCTCTGAAGCCAGGTTGTCAAGTAGCAGAGTCGTACTCAGAGATGAGCAAGGGACCGGGAAACTCACTGGATACTCGCCGGTCTCAAAGCAAACCAGGCGCCCTGCAACTGGCATACATTCAGGACCAACTGGGAATCAAAGGCGGCAAGGAGGACAGCGGTAATACAGAGGACGACAGGAGCCAGACTCCTGTCAGCAACGGAGAAGACCTCGCGCTTTGCTCTCCGCCCAGAACAGAGAATGAG CTGCGTCTGAAGTTCCACAAGCAGCAGGAGGAAATCCGACGGTTGAGAGAGCTCCTCAACCAGAGGGACGTTCACGTCAAACAGCTGGAGCTGGAGATTAAGAACATCCGAAACTCCCAGTCTCACCAGAGCTCACCTTAA
- the coro2a gene encoding coronin-2A isoform X2, whose translation MTWRPQYRSSKFRHVFGKAATKESCYDGVPITRSVQDNNFCAVNPRFLAVITECAGGGAFLVLSINHTGKVDPLHPRISGHRGNVLDVKWNPFNDFCIASCSEDTTVKVWEIPPHGVLKNLTSPWKELQGHSRRVGLIEWHPTANNILFSTAYDYQVMIWNLDCPEQVMKNPVRTISSHTDVVLSMSFNTDGSLLATTCKDRKVRLIESRSGNLLQEANCKKHKASKVLFLGNMKMLFTSGTSRWNDRQFALWDQDDLSVPLLEENLDGSSGVLFPFYDPDTHMLYLAGKGDGNMRYYEISSEKPYIHYLTEYRSNLPQKGMGVMPKRGLDVSSCEVFRFYKLVTTKSLIEPLSMIVPRRSESYQEDIYPMTAGNKPALTAEEWLSGIDKGPVLMSLKPGCQVAESYSEMSKGPGNSLDTRRSQSKPGALQLAYIQDQLGIKGGKEDSGNTEDDRSQTPVSNGEDLALCSPPRTENELRLKFHKQQEEIRRLRELLNQRDVHVKQLELEIKNIRNSQSHQSSP comes from the exons ATGACATGGCGTCCTCAGTACCGCAGCTCCAAGTTCCGCCACGTGTTTGGTAAGGCCGCCACCAAGGAGAGCTGCTATGATGGTGTGCCAATCACACGCAGCGTCCAGGACAACAACTTCTGTGCTGTCAACCCACGTTTCCTGGCAGTCATCACTGAGTGTGCAGGGGGAGGGGCCTTCCTCGTCCTCTCTATCAATCAT ACAGGTAAAGTGGATCCTCTCCACCCCCGAATATCGGGCCACAGAGGCAACGTGTTAGACGTCAAATGGAATCCCTTCAACGACTTCTGCATCGCCTCCTGCTCTGAGGACACTACG gtAAAAGTGTGGGAAATCCCTCCTCATGGTGTGCTGAAGAACCTCACATCACCATGGAAGGAGCTTCAGGGTCACAGCCGCAGAGTGGGCCTCATTGAGTGGCATCCAACTGCTAACAACATCCTTTTCAGTACAGCATATGACTACcag GTGATGATCTGGAACCTAGACTGTCCAGAACAGGTGATGAAGAACCCCGTGCGGACAATCAGCAGCCACACAGACGTCGTTCTCTCCATGTCTTTCAACACAGACGGCAGCCTCCTCGCCACCACCTGCAAGGACAGGAAGGTTCGACTCATAGAGTCACGCTCAGGAAACCTACTGCAG gAAGCCAACTGCAAGAAGCACAAAGCCAGCAAGGTGCTGTTTCTGGGTAACATGAAGATGCTGTTCACATCAGGCACTTCACGCTGGAACGACCGACAGTTTGCTCTGTGGGATCAG gaTGATCTGTCTGTGCCTTTGTTAGAAGAGAACTTGGATGGTTCGTCAGGAGTCCTTTTTCCTTTCTATGACCccgacacacacatgctgtaccTTGCAGGGAAG GGTGACGGAAATATGAGGTACTATGAGATCAGCTCAGAAAAACCGTATATCCACTACCTAACAGAGTACCGCTCAAACCTACCTCAGAAAGGAATGG GCGTAATGCCAAAGAGAGGTCTGGATGTGAGCTCCTGTGAGGTGTTCAGGTTCTACAAACTGGTGACAACCAAGAGTCTCATTGAGCCTCTTTCCATGATTGTACCCCGCAGG tCCGAGTCATACCAAGAAGACATCTATCCAATGACAGCTGGTAACAAGCCCGCTTTGACTGCAGAGGAGTGGCTCAGCGGCATAGATaaag gTCCGGTGCTGATGTCTCTGAAGCCAGGTTGTCAAGTAGCAGAGTCGTACTCAGAGATGAGCAAGGGACCGGGAAACTCACTGGATACTCGCCGGTCTCAAAGCAAACCAGGCGCCCTGCAACTGGCATACATTCAGGACCAACTGGGAATCAAAGGCGGCAAGGAGGACAGCGGTAATACAGAGGACGACAGGAGCCAGACTCCTGTCAGCAACGGAGAAGACCTCGCGCTTTGCTCTCCGCCCAGAACAGAGAATGAG CTGCGTCTGAAGTTCCACAAGCAGCAGGAGGAAATCCGACGGTTGAGAGAGCTCCTCAACCAGAGGGACGTTCACGTCAAACAGCTGGAGCTGGAGATTAAGAACATCCGAAACTCCCAGTCTCACCAGAGCTCACCTTAA